CCGATCGAGGCCTGGAAGCGCAACTCCATCAGTTCCTTCTTGCGGGCTTGTACTTCGCGCTCGAGCTCCGCCACCGAGAGTTTGCGCATCTCACTGAGCTTCATCGTAGGCATCGCGTCTCACCACCTTGGTCGTGACGGGCAGCTTGTGCCCAGCCAGGCGCAAAGCCTCCTTGGCTTGTTCTTCGGTCACTCCGGCCACCTCAAACATCACCCGGCCCGGTTTGACCACCGCCACCCAGCCCTCGACGTTCCCTTTTCCCTTACCCATGCGAACTTCCAAAGGCTTCTTGGTGAAGGGCTTGTCAGGGAAGATCCGGATGTAGATTTTGCCGCCGCGGCGGAAGTGGCGCACCATGGCCACCCGAGCCGCTTCGATCTGCTGGCTGGTGACCCAGGCCGCTTCCATGGAGACCAAACCGAACTCGCCAAAGGCCACATAATCCCCACCTTTGGTGGCCCCAGTCCGGCGGCCCCGGTGCTGCTTACGGTACTTGAGTCGCTTGGGCATCAACATGGCTTACTCCTCCTTGGCGCCACGCTCGGTGCGCTGCACCCGCACAGCGGGGCGGCGACGCTTGGGGCGACCCTCCCCTTCTCCCTTAGGGGCGGCGGGCCGGGCCGCTGCCGCCTTCTTGGAGCCGATCTGCTCGCCCATGAAGACGTAGACCTTTACGCCCAGCGAGCCGTAGGTGGTCTCGGCTCGAGCGGTGCCATAGTCAAGGTTGGCCCGCAGGGTGTGCAAGGGCACCCGCCCCTCGGCAGCCCACTCGGTGCGGGCCTGCTCGGCCCCGCCGATGCGACCGCTGACCACGATCTTGGCCCCTTGTGCCCCCGACTCGCGAACGCGTTGCACCGCCTGCTTGATGGCGCGGCGCACCGCGAAGCGGCGCTCGATCTGCTCGGCTACCCGCTGGGCCACCAACGGCGCGGACAGGTTGGGGTTGCCCACCTCCTGCACGTTCAACGCCACGGTCTTGCCGGGAAACTTGTTTTGCAAGGTCTCCCGCAGGCGCTTGATGGTCTCCCCGCCCCGGCCGATCACCACGCCGGGTTTGGCGGCATACACCGTAACGGCCACGTTGTCGGCGGCGCGCTCGATGTCGATGCGGGCCAGCCCCGCCGGGGCCAACTCCTTCTCGATGAGGCTGCGGATCTGGCGGTCCTGCACCAAGAGCTTGCTGTAGTCTTTTTTGCCGGCATACCAGCGGGACTCCCACTCGCGGGTGATCCCCAAGCGCAGGCCGACGGGGTTGATCTTATTTCCCATTCTTTTCCCCCACGATGATGGTGATGTGGCTGGTCTTCTTCCGAATGATGTCCGCCCGACCGCGCGCGCGGGGCAGCACCCGCTTGAACACCGGCCCCTCGTCTACATAGGCGGCCTTAACGAAGAGGGAGTCCTCGAGCAGCTCCATGTTGTTGATGGCGTTGGCGGCCGCCGAGTTGAGCACCTTGGCGATGGGGGCTGCGCCGCGGTGAGGGGTGAACTTGAGGATGGCACGGGCCTCCTCGAGCCCTTTGCCGCGAATCATATCGATCACCAGCCGGGCCTTGCGCGGAGAGATGCGGATGTTTTTAGCAACGGCTTTAGCTTCCATCTCTCACCTCACTTTTTGGCCGCGGTAGCCTTGCCCTCTTTGCTGTGGCCCCGATAGGTGCGGGTAGGGGCGAACTCCCCTAGCTTGTGCCCCACCATCTGCTCGGTGATATATACCGGGACGTGCTGCTTGCCGTTATAGACCGCGAGGGTGTGGCCGATCATCTCCGGGACGATGGTGCTGCGGCGGCTCCAGGTTTTG
The Meiothermus sp. Pnk-1 genome window above contains:
- the rpmC gene encoding 50S ribosomal protein L29, giving the protein MPTMKLSEMRKLSVAELEREVQARKKELMELRFQASIGQLDKNHRIRETKTEIARLLTVLGEKRK
- the rplP gene encoding 50S ribosomal protein L16, whose translation is MLMPKRLKYRKQHRGRRTGATKGGDYVAFGEFGLVSMEAAWVTSQQIEAARVAMVRHFRRGGKIYIRIFPDKPFTKKPLEVRMGKGKGNVEGWVAVVKPGRVMFEVAGVTEEQAKEALRLAGHKLPVTTKVVRRDAYDEAQ
- the rpsC gene encoding 30S ribosomal protein S3 translates to MGNKINPVGLRLGITREWESRWYAGKKDYSKLLVQDRQIRSLIEKELAPAGLARIDIERAADNVAVTVYAAKPGVVIGRGGETIKRLRETLQNKFPGKTVALNVQEVGNPNLSAPLVAQRVAEQIERRFAVRRAIKQAVQRVRESGAQGAKIVVSGRIGGAEQARTEWAAEGRVPLHTLRANLDYGTARAETTYGSLGVKVYVFMGEQIGSKKAAAARPAAPKGEGEGRPKRRRPAVRVQRTERGAKEE
- the rplV gene encoding 50S ribosomal protein L22, with translation MEAKAVAKNIRISPRKARLVIDMIRGKGLEEARAILKFTPHRGAAPIAKVLNSAAANAINNMELLEDSLFVKAAYVDEGPVFKRVLPRARGRADIIRKKTSHITIIVGEKNGK
- the rpsS gene encoding 30S ribosomal protein S19; the protein is MPRSLKKGVFVDDHLIEKVEAMNSKGEKRVIKTWSRRSTIVPEMIGHTLAVYNGKQHVPVYITEQMVGHKLGEFAPTRTYRGHSKEGKATAAKK